In the genome of Hyphomonas sp. Mor2, one region contains:
- a CDS encoding cytochrome P450, which yields MRNAPHYELDLQEFWKDPYPDLKRIRELHPVVYVPQLGAFLLTHRDDIYQNEKKTDILSSVQPEGLMVQLMGQNMMRKDAEDHQRERRAIFPTVSPKTVKSEWKDKFENETDKILNELEPAGEADFVKDIAMRISGEALKIITGLTQISWEEMDRVSQGMIDGCANYVGDVEVEETCHQCTAAIDKYITEMMPIYERQPNNSLLSVQMRAGLPEEVIRANVKLAISGGQNEPRDVIAGTIWALLNHPEQLDLIRHGKAKWMQAFNEYTRWISPVGMSPRRVAKSYELHGVDLQTEDRVFLMFGIANRDPTHFRNPDHFDITQDSSKSVAFGAGPHFCAGAAASKSLIGEVVLPSVFERLPNLRLNGETTFGGWAFRGPLQMPVQWRTG from the coding sequence AGCGTATTCGCGAGCTTCATCCGGTCGTTTACGTGCCACAGCTAGGCGCTTTCCTTCTTACGCATCGCGACGACATTTATCAGAATGAGAAAAAAACGGATATTCTGTCATCTGTTCAACCAGAAGGCCTCATGGTTCAACTGATGGGGCAAAATATGATGCGTAAAGATGCCGAAGATCATCAACGCGAGCGCCGTGCAATCTTTCCAACCGTTTCACCCAAAACGGTCAAATCGGAATGGAAAGACAAGTTTGAAAACGAAACTGACAAGATATTGAATGAGCTTGAGCCTGCAGGTGAGGCTGATTTCGTCAAAGATATCGCAATGAGAATCTCCGGTGAGGCGCTCAAAATTATCACTGGTCTAACTCAGATCAGCTGGGAGGAGATGGATCGCGTTAGCCAGGGAATGATCGATGGTTGCGCCAACTATGTTGGAGATGTCGAGGTTGAAGAAACATGCCATCAGTGCACAGCCGCGATAGACAAGTACATCACCGAGATGATGCCGATCTACGAACGCCAACCAAACAACTCACTTTTGTCGGTTCAAATGCGGGCAGGGCTTCCTGAGGAAGTCATTCGAGCGAATGTCAAACTCGCGATTTCCGGAGGTCAGAATGAACCTCGAGATGTCATAGCGGGTACCATCTGGGCGCTTTTAAATCACCCTGAGCAGCTCGATCTGATTAGGCACGGAAAAGCAAAATGGATGCAAGCGTTCAATGAGTATACAAGATGGATCTCTCCGGTGGGAATGTCCCCGCGTCGGGTCGCAAAAAGCTACGAACTCCATGGTGTCGACTTGCAAACTGAGGATCGTGTGTTCTTAATGTTTGGTATCGCCAACAGAGATCCTACCCATTTCCGCAATCCCGACCATTTCGACATAACGCAGGACTCATCTAAATCCGTAGCTTTTGGTGCGGGACCGCATTTTTGTGCTGGGGCGGCCGCCTCAAAGTCGCTAATAGGAGAGGTGGTTTTACCGTCAGTTTTCGAGCGTTTGCCAAATCTGCGATTGAACGGAGAGACAACATTCGGTGGGTGGGCGTTTCGAGGTCCACTACAGATGCCAGTGCAATGGCGAACGGGTTAA
- a CDS encoding alpha-hydroxy acid oxidase, whose protein sequence is MNIEHLRSLAKRRLPKPVFEYIDGGAEDEVTLRRNVSAFSNYEILPSVLQKVDKIQTRTEVFGREIAIPLFLGPTGLNRMFDDDAELAVAKAAQKHGLLYSLSTMGTTTIETLAENYSGPKVFQIYIFKDRGLTREFVQRCKDKGYDGLTLTVDTPVAGNRERDHKSGLSVPPKLNLKSFMSFAMHPRWSLGALFGSKLELSNVSHRTEGLSNTSMSLFEYVNGQFDPSISWDDLEWLAAEWGGPLAVKGVMTPKDACSAVECGASGIIVSNHGGRQLDGAPAPIDQIAAIRNAVGSGIDVICDGGIRRGSDIIKAIALGANAVSIGRAYIWGLSAAGEAGVDRALTILAEEFGRAMALSGLNDVKKIGPEHVRKRL, encoded by the coding sequence TTGAATATCGAACACCTCAGGTCTCTCGCGAAGCGAAGGCTGCCAAAGCCAGTATTTGAATATATTGATGGAGGCGCGGAGGACGAGGTGACGTTGAGACGAAATGTTTCAGCGTTTTCAAACTATGAGATTCTACCGAGCGTCCTACAAAAAGTGGATAAGATACAAACGCGGACAGAAGTATTTGGCCGCGAGATTGCGATACCGCTTTTCCTGGGACCTACGGGTCTAAATCGGATGTTTGACGATGATGCGGAACTGGCCGTCGCCAAAGCCGCACAAAAGCACGGCTTGCTGTATTCTCTTTCCACCATGGGGACAACCACAATCGAAACCCTGGCGGAGAACTATTCAGGCCCTAAAGTGTTTCAGATATATATATTCAAAGACCGCGGATTGACGCGTGAATTTGTACAGCGATGTAAGGATAAAGGGTATGACGGTCTGACGCTGACCGTAGATACGCCGGTTGCAGGAAATCGAGAGCGGGATCACAAAAGTGGATTAAGCGTACCCCCAAAACTCAATCTGAAATCATTTATGTCATTCGCGATGCATCCGAGATGGTCCTTAGGCGCATTGTTTGGATCGAAACTCGAACTGTCGAATGTTTCGCATCGAACCGAAGGCTTATCCAATACTTCCATGTCGCTGTTTGAGTACGTTAATGGACAATTTGACCCTTCGATCAGCTGGGACGATTTAGAATGGTTGGCGGCAGAGTGGGGAGGTCCGCTTGCGGTGAAAGGTGTGATGACGCCGAAAGATGCGTGCTCAGCGGTCGAATGCGGCGCTTCCGGTATCATAGTGTCGAACCATGGCGGTAGACAGTTGGATGGCGCGCCGGCTCCCATAGATCAAATCGCCGCAATTCGAAATGCGGTTGGATCAGGCATTGACGTCATTTGCGACGGCGGCATCCGACGCGGGAGCGATATCATAAAGGCCATTGCATTGGGAGCGAATGCAGTGTCGATTGGTAGAGCCTATATATGGGGATTGAGCGCTGCCGGCGAAGCCGGGGTCGATCGGGCATTGACTATCCTGGCCGAAGAGTTTGGGCGCGCGATGGCGTTATCCGGTTTGAACGACGTCAAAAAAATTGGTCCGGAGCATGTTCGCAAACGGCTTTAG